A section of the Naumovozyma dairenensis CBS 421 chromosome 5, complete genome genome encodes:
- the NDE2 gene encoding NADH-ubiquinone reductase (H(+)-translocating) NDE2 (similar to Saccharomyces cerevisiae NDE2 (YDL085W) and NDE1 (YMR145C); ancestral locus Anc_2.382): MLSSNLVRGAIWNSTLRSSIVAKRSLTISTKLLQVHPIPPPPPPSAFSSSVKDSPPVIKQTLMNRFGKLTLKVSLYGILAATLFTGYSLYSETLPTRNQLPQSATFSDGSPRKTIVILGSGWGSISLLKNLDTTKYNVIVVSPRNYFLFTPLLPSTPMRTIELKSIIEPVRSITRRSKGEVTYYEAKATSINPRDKSVKIESSSQKGTDKFEVDLKYDYLVVSVGAKSTTFNIPGVIEHANFLKEIEDSEKIRLKIINNIEMASFLLPDDPERKKLLNFVVVGGGPTGVEFAAELQDYVRQDLKKWLPDISKEVKVTLVEALPNILNMFDKSLIEHTEKFLKKEKINLKLKTMVKSVDDDNINAMVNDKVEKIPYGVLIWATGNAPSDLCKGLMEQVEEQTSPRGLLINNQLQLLGFEDSIFALGDCTFHPGLFPTAQVAHQEGDYLADRFKTMYKIDQLKWKINHLDDVKNHSKKIRLSDKLTKLESKLQDFEYLHRGTLSYIGNEKAIVELKIGNSNYKISGPLAIWFWKSAYLNMCFSVRNRASVAFDWFKVYFFGRDSSV; this comes from the coding sequence ATGCTGTCTTCTAATTTAGTTAGAGGTGCGATATGGAATTCGACTTTAAGAAGCTCCATCGTTGCCAAAAGGTCATTAACCATCTCAACTAAATTATTACAGGTTCATCCCATCCCTCCACCTCCACCTCCATCTGCTTTCTCCTCTTCTGTTAAAGACTCACCCCCTGTGATTAAACAAACTTTAATGAACCGTTTCGGTAAATTAACCTTAAAGGTATCATTATACGGTATCCTTGCCGCCACATTATTCACAGGTTATTCTTTATACAGCGAAACCCTCCCAACAAGAAATCAACTACCACAATCAGCAACTTTCTCAGATGGATCTCCTCGTAAAACAATCGTCATACTGGGATCTGGTTGGGGTTCCATCTccttattgaaaaatctagATACAACCAAGTACAACGTCATCGTCGTTTCTCCACGTAattatttccttttcacTCCATTATTACCTTCCACTCCAATGAGAAccattgaattgaaatcaatcaTTGAACCAGTAAGATCCATTACTAGAAGATCTAAAGGTGAAGTCACTTATTATGAAGCAAAAGCAACTAGTATAAACCCACGTGATAAATCTGTTAAGATTGAATCCAGTTCTCAAAAGGGTActgataaatttgaagtagatttgaaatatgaTTATCTTGTGGTAAGTGTTGGTGCTAAATCTACAACTTTCAATATCCCCGGTGTCATTGAACACGctaattttttgaaagaaattgaagattcaGAGAAGATTAGATTgaaaatcattaataatattgaaatggcttcatttttattacctGATGATCctgaaaggaaaaaattattgaattttgttgttgtaggTGGAGGTCCCACAGGTGTAGAATTTGCTGCTgaattacaagattatGTTAGacaagatttgaaaaaatggtTACCTGATATCAGTAAAGAAGTTAAAGTCACCTTAGTGGAAGCTTTACCTAACATCTTAAATATGTttgataaatctttaattgaACATACTGAGAAATTTctaaagaaggaaaaaatcaacttgaaattgaaaacaatgGTTAAAtctgttgatgatgataatattaatgcTATGGTTAATGACaaagttgaaaaaatcCCTTATGGTGTTTTGATTTGGGCTACTGGTAATGCTCCAAGTGATCTTTGTAAAGGATTGATGGAACAAGTTGAAGAACAAACTTCACCAAGAggtttattaataaataatcaattacAATTGTTAGGTTTTGAAGATTCCATTTTTGCTTTAGGAGATTGTACTTTCCATCCGGGTTTGTTTCCAACGGCACAAGTGGCTCATCAAGAAGGTGATTATTTAGCTGATAGATTCAAAACAATGTATAAAATTGATCAACttaaatggaaaataaatcatttagATGATGTTAAGAATCATTCCAAGAAAATCCGTTTATCTGATAAATTGACCAAATTAGAATCgaaattacaagattttgaatatcttcATAGAGGTACTTTATCATATATTGGTAATGAAAAAGCCATTGTGGAATTAAAAATTGGTAACTCCAACTATAAAATATCAGGCCCATTGGCAATTTGGTTTTGGAAAAGTGCTTACTTAAATATGTGTTTCTCAGTGAGGAATAGAGCATCAGTTGCCTTTGATTGGTTTAAAGTTTATTTCTTTGGTCGTGATTCCTCTGTTTGA
- the NDAI0E01680 gene encoding uncharacterized protein has product MSSSGGILKRISEMFHESKARPESSVSHTYIPKPNEDMLFDLPNLKENLKTDTQLDTKSHICYYPHGTFIKKVEVEKLKEPYLYVDDFLALKNRISIEHVEEITKAITASEPESHSQSLTQLQPKDTLLKPTVTKNENAIKKRTKRLTEATIKKMINFDNQFVKSNMKTSLSTRIRMY; this is encoded by the coding sequence ATGAGCAGTAGTGGAGGTATACTTAAGAGAATAAGTGAAATGTTTCACGAGTCTAAGGCCAGACCAGAATCATCTGTAAGTCATACATATATACCAAAACCTAATGAAGATATGCTATTCGATCTTCCAAATCTCAAAGAAAATCTGAAAACGGACACACAATTAGATACCAAATCGCATATATGTTATTATCCGCATGGAACGTTCATCAAGAAAGTGGAAGTagagaaattaaaagagccatatttatatgttgACGATTTTCTTGCATTGAAAAACCGCATTAGTATAGAACatgttgaagaaattactAAAGCCATTACAGCATCGGAACCGGAATCCCATTCACAATCACTCACACAACTACAACCAAAAGATACTTTGCTTAAGCCGACTgttacaaaaaatgaaaatgctATCAAGAAGAGAACTAAACGTCTTACTGAAGCTACTATTAAAAAGATGATCAATTTTGATAACCAATTTGTTAAGTCCAATATGAAGACATCACTTTCAACAAGAATCCGTATGTATTAA
- the LIP5 gene encoding lipoate synthase (similar to Saccharomyces cerevisiae LIP5 (YOR196C); ancestral locus Anc_8.606), whose protein sequence is MLQTRTCTSLKTSLLLTKTISARSISNSTSTKEPATPTPRRRTRITEFKDALNVGPSFQDFLTGNAVNFKPDPLADAEFQKLPSWLKVPIPKGTNFTKLTNDVKKLKLSTVCQEAKCPNIGECWSGGTFGRKKQNKGKNVEGEHSKATATIMLLGDTCTRGCRFCSVKTDRNPAPPDPMEPENTAEAIKKWGLGYVVLTTVDRDDLLDGGAHHLAETVRKIKEKAPSIFVETLSGDFRGDMEMVDVMAKSGLDVYAHNMETVEALTPYVRDRRATYRQSLAVLKRAKETVPTLITKSSIMLGFGETDEQVLQTLKDLREVGCDIVTFGQYMRPTKRHMKVVEYVHPRKFDYWKDVAMGLGFLYCASGPLVRSSYKAGEIFIENILKHRKNSPPQGI, encoded by the coding sequence ATGTTACAAACGAGAACATGCACTTCACTAAAAACCAGTTTACTCCTCACAAAAACGATAAGTGCAAGATCAATATCTAACTCGACATCTACGAAAGAACCAGCTACTCCTACCCCAAGAAGAAGGACTAGAATCAcagaatttaaagatgcACTCAACGTAGGACCATCATTCCAAGATTTCCTAACTGGTAACGCAGTGAATTTCAAACCTGATCCATTAGCAGATGcagaatttcaaaaattaccCAGTTGGTTAAAGGTCCCCATTCCGAAGGGTACCAATTTCACTAAATTGACTAATGATGTTAAGAAGTTGAAATTGAGTACTGTTTGTCAAGAAGCTAAATGTCCTAATATTGGTGAATGTTGGAGTGGTGGGACATTTGGTAGGAAGAAGCAAAATAAGGGGAAAAACGTGGAAGGTGAACATTCTAAAGCTACAGCGACTATTATGTTGTTAGGTGATACTTGTACTAGAGGCTGTAGATTTTGTTCAGTGAAGACTGATAGGAATCCAGCACCACCAGATCCTATGGAACCGGAAAATACAGCAGAAGCTATTAAGAAATGGGGGCTTGGATATGTGGTTTTGACTACTGTAGATAGAGATGATTTATTGGATGGTGGAGCTCATCATTTAGCTGAGACCGTTAGGAAGATTAAAGAGAAAGCTCCCAGTATATTTGTGGAAACATTATCGGGTGATTTCCGTGGAGATATGGAAATGGTTGATGTTATGGCTAAGAGTGGACTTGATGTTTATGCTCATAATATGGAAACAGTTGAGGCTTTGACTCCATATGTCAGAGATAGAAGAGCTACTTATAGACAATCATTGGCTGTTTTGAAAAGAGCTAAAGAGACAGTTCCAACTTTAATTACAAAGAGTTCTATTATGTTAGGATTTGGAGAGACAGATGAACAAGTATTACAAACCTTGAAAGATCTACGAGAAGTAGGTTGTGATATTGTCACATTCGGTCAATATATGAGACCAACAAAGAGGCACATGAAAGTGGTTGAATATGTTCATCCGCGTAAATTTGATTATTGGAAGGATGTTGCCATGGGATTAGGATTCTTATATTGTGCATCCGGTCCTCTCGTGAGATCTTCTTATAAAGCAGGagaaatatttattgaGAATATCTTGAAACATCGAAAAAACTCACCTCCCCAAGGTATATAA
- the HIS3 gene encoding imidazoleglycerol-phosphate dehydratase HIS3 (similar to Saccharomyces cerevisiae HIS3 (YOR202W); ancestral locus Anc_8.612), producing the protein MPEKQALINRITNETKIQISISLSGGPLKLENSILNKKNSTESIATQATNSQTIDIHTGIGFLDHMIHALAKHSGWSLIMECRGDLHIDDHHTTEDCGIALGEAFKMAMGAIRGVKRFGTGFAPLDEALSRAVVDLSNRPYAIIDLGLKREKIGDLSCEMIPHFLESFAEAARITIHVDCLRGKNDHHRSESAFKALAVAIREATSSNGTNDVPSTKGVLM; encoded by the coding sequence ATGCCAGAAAAGCAAGCTCTAATTAACCGTATTACAAATGAAACTAAAATCCAAATCTCCATTTCACTATCAGGTGGTCCattaaaattagaaaattcaatcttaaacaaaaagaatagCACTGAATCAATAGCAACCCAAGCAACCAACTCACAAACAATCGATATCCATACTGGTATAGGATTCCTAGATCATATGATCCATGCATTAGCAAAACATTCAGGTTGGTCCCTTATAATGGAATGTAGAGGTGATTTACATATCGATGATCATCATACTACAGAAGATTGTGGGATAGCATTAGGTGAAGCTTTCAAAATGGCAATGGGTGCTATTCGTGGTGTTAAAAGATTCGGTACGGGATTCGCTCCATTAGATGAGGCATTATCTCGTGCGGTGGTGGATTTATCAAATAGACCTTACGCTATTATAGATTTAGGtttgaaaagagaaaaaattggtGATCTTTCTTGTGAAATGATTCCTCATTTTTTGGAAAGTTTCGCTGAAGCGGCAAGAATTACCATTCATGTGGATTGTTTGAGAGGGAAAAATGATCATCATAGAAGTGAAAGTGCCTTTAAGGCTTTGGCTGTCGCTATTAGAGAAGCTACTTCTTCAAATGGTACCAATGACGTTCCTTCTACTAAAGGTGTATTGATGTAG
- the NDAI0E01650 gene encoding carboxymethylenebutenolidase (similar to Saccharomyces cerevisiae YDL086W; ancestral locus Anc_2.379), with protein sequence MLIEDSFKDIATSYDTTLRCYIIKPKLKNYPHAKFPAVIVYSEIYQVTGPVRRLGQRIASKGFIVVMPAIYHNFVGPEALNYDVEGTDMGNEFKIKKPLKSYDEDNKLCCDLIYSMNEFNGRGIGVTGMCLGGHLAFRGLLDKRISCATCFFPTDIHLKSLGLGKNDDSLARVSQEIGKDQEMILIFGTLDTHVSPEGRDLIRQTLRDRSVNFTFLEVLDAQHAFIRDESSKGRYDADITEACLGLMFEQFNRRLKNELGAFVSDNSAIEHVC encoded by the coding sequence ATGTTAATTGAAGACAGTTTCAAAGATATTGCGACATCCTACGATACCACGTTAAGATGTTATATAATCAAACctaaattaaaaaattatccTCATGCAAAGTTCCCAGCTGTCATTGTATACAGTGAAATTTATCAAGTGACTGGACCAGTTCGTAGATTAGGTCAAAGGATCGCTTCTAAGGGgtttattgttgttatgCCTGCTATTTATCATAATTTTGTTGGTCCGGAGGCGTTGAATTATGATGTCGAGGGGACAGATATGGGTAATGAGTTTAAGATTAAGAAACCTTTGAAATCgtatgatgaagataataaattatgctgtgatttgatttattcgatgaatgaatttaatgGAAGAGGTATTGGTGTTACTGGGATGTGTCTTGGTGGTCATTTAGCCTTTAGAGGATTATTAGATAAGAGAATTTCTTGTGCTACTTGCTTTTTCCCCACTGATAttcatttgaaaagtttaGGATTAGGTAAGAATGATGATTCTTTAGCGAGAGTTTCGCAAGAGATTGGCAAGGATCAAGAaatgattttaatatttggtACTTTAGATACTCATGTTTCACCTGAAGGAAGAGATTTAATCAGACAGACGTTAAGAGATCGTAGTGTCAATTTCACCTTTTTAGAAGTGCTTGACGCTCAACATGCCTTTATTAGAGATGAATCAAGTAAAGGCAGATATGATGCAGATATTACAGAAGCATGTTTAGGATTGATGTTTGAACAGTTCAATAGAAGATTAAAGAATGAGTTGGGTGCATTTGTTAGTGATAATAGTGCTATTGAACATGTTTGCTAA
- the MRM1 gene encoding Mrm1p (similar to Saccharomyces cerevisiae MRM1 (YOR201C); ancestral locus Anc_8.611): MIKNGNAIATLRLFRTNRFSFKRELSIKPGIVTTKGKNSRGNDGSIKFEKNIPIYGRPKAWELAKEDKETWFKRKYAHVHARRKMERAEEEGGNRNVDPYGKKEAHLERLRRYSDVKRSQYENHRTKFQKVNPLSGLQINPLMEYIYGTNCVLIALKQNKREYFNRLWYHGRLNDELIQLCKERDVELIETDKHRLNLLTNYAVHNNVVLETKPLDIMEISHLTMCDPTIGEFGFKEVGFDRNDLTDHTMKYICNFTEGEGDREEVSIKTRNRTKKYPFGLFLDEVVDPHNMGAIIRSAYFLGVDFIVLTRKNCAPLSPVVLKTSSGSMECMPIFCVDKPLQFFTDSQREGGWAFITSHVSDANGKIKDLKYIKDKILDLHDLSGKCLDFPIMLVIGNEGAGVRTNLRMRSDFFVEIPFGRKQEILGPGNKMGLPIVDSLNVSVATALLINSILN, from the coding sequence ATGATAAAGAATGGTAATGCGATAGCTACGTTAAGACTTTTTAGAACAAATcgtttttctttcaaacgAGAATTATCCATCAAGCCTGGAATTGTTACCACTAAAGGGAAGAATAGTCGTGGTAATGATGGTTCGATTAAATTTGAGAAAAATATTCCTATATATGGTAGACCTAAAGCATGGGAATTAGCTAAAGAGGATAAAGAGACGTGGTTCAAACGTAAATATGCACATGTCCATGCTCGAAGGAAGATGGAAAGagcagaagaagaaggtggGAATAGAAATGTTGATCCGTATGGTAAGAAGGAAGCGCATTTAGAAAGATTGAGACGATATTCTGATGTTAAACGTAGTCAATATGAAAATCATAGGACTAAATTTCAAAAGGTTAATCCTTTAAGTGGGTTACAAATCAATCCATTGatggaatatatttatgGTACAAATTGTGTTTTAATAGCgttgaaacaaaataaacgagaatatttcaatagaTTATGGTATCATGGACGattaaatgatgaactTATTCAATTATGTAAGGAACGAGATGtggaattgattgaaaCTGATAAACATCGTTTGAATTTGTTAACGAATTATGCAGTACATAATAATGTTGTTTTGGAGACTAAGCCATTAGATATCATGGAGATATCACATTTGACAATGTGTGATCCTACTATTGGGGAGTTTGGATTCAAAGAGGTAGGATTTGATCGTAATGATTTGACTGATCATACgatgaaatatatttgtaattttacTGAAGGAGAAGGAGACAGGGAGGAAGTATCAATAAAGACAAGAAATCGTACGAAGAAGTATCCATTTGGCTTGTTTTTGGATGAAGTTGTTGATCCGCATAATATGGGGGCCATCATTCGAAGCGCATACTTCCTTGGTGTAGattttattgttttaaCGAGGAAGAATTGTGCCCCCTTATCACCTGTTGTACTAAAGACAAGTAGTGGATCTATGGAATGTATGCCAATCTTTTGTGTTGATAAACCTTTACAATTTTTCACAGATTCTCAACGAGAAGGTGGTTGGGCATTTATTACTAGTCATGTTAGTGATGCTAATGGTAAGattaaagatttgaaatatattaaagataaGATATTAGATCTACATGATCTAAGTGGGAAATGTTTGGATTTCCCCATTATGCTTGTTATTGGTAACGAAGGAGCAGGAGTACGAACCAATTTACGTATGAGAAGTGATTTCTTTGTCGAGATTCCCTTTGGTAGAAAGCAAGAGATATTGGGACCAGGCAATAAAATGGGACTCCCTATTGTAGATTCTTTGAATGTCAGTGTGGCTACTGCCTTGTTAATCAACAGCATCTTGAATTGA
- the MCA1 gene encoding Ca(2+)-dependent cysteine protease MCA1 (similar to Saccharomyces cerevisiae MCA1 (YOR197W); ancestral locus Anc_8.608), protein MFPGQGNHTYNNQNKNYSNNQYNNGPPQNNYNSAHAAYSRPGIPVPGPRPHPSSNELNNNNNGIIGGRKRDEGGQYQQQYSRPPNPINNQNNYTNGSNSSNNYSSAPLQQQQYQNYSENVPSNYVQPQNISRPPQQPQSFHLNNQQTQPSFQYSQCTGKRKALIIGINYIGSSNALRGCINDAHNIFNFLSQRYGYSPQDIVILTDDQQDPVRQPTKANIIRAMQWLVRDAQPNDSLFFHYSGHGGQTKDLDGDEDDGMDDVIYPVDFQNAGELIDDDMHDIMVEPLPQGVRLTTLFDSCHSGTVLDLPYTYSTKGVIKEPNMWKDVGGEGLQAAMAYATGNRAGLIRSLGSVFKTVKNSVGNNVDREKIKEVKFSQADIIMLSGSKDSQTSADAVEDGQNTGAMSHAFIKVLSSQPQQSYLSLLQNMRKELAAKYSQKPQLSASHPIDCNLQFII, encoded by the coding sequence ATGTTTCCTGGACAGGGCAATCATACCTATAACAATCAAAACAAGAATTATAGTAATAAccaatataataatggcCCACCACAGAACAACTACAATAGTGCTCATGCTGCATATTCTAGACCGGGAATTCCAGTCCCTGGTCCACGTCCACATCCGTCAAgtaatgaattaaataataataataatgggaTAATaggaggaagaaaaagagaTGAAGGAGGACAATATCAGCAACAATATTCTAGACCACCAAATCCAATTAATAATCAAAACAACTACACTAACGGCTCCAACAGCAGCAATAACTACTCTTCCGCACctttacaacaacaacaatatcagAATTATAGTGAAAATGTTCCATCTAATTATGTTCAACCTCAAAACATTTCTCGACCACCTCAACAACCACAATCTTTCCACTTAAACAATCAACAAACACAACCATCATTCCAATATTCTCAATGTACAGGTAAACGTAAAGCTTTAATCATTGGTATCAATTACATTGGCTCTTCAAATGCATTACGTGGTTGTATCAATGACGCACACAACATTTTCAACTTTTTATCTCAACGGTATGGATATTCCCCCCAGGATATTGTCATTTTAACAGATGATCAACAAGATCCCGTTCGTCAACCAACAAAGGCTAACATTATAAGAGCTATGCAATGGTTAGTTCGTGATGCTCAACCTAATGATTCACtatttttccattattCAGGACATGGTGGTCAAACAAAGGATCTTGATggagatgaagatgatggaATGGATGATGTTATTTATCCTGTAGATTTCCAGAATGCCGGAGAATtgattgatgatgatatgcATGATATTATGGTTGAACCTTTGCCACAAGGTGTTAGGTTGACTACATTGTTTGATTCATGTCATTCTGGAACTGTTTTGGATTTACCATATACTTATTCTACAAAGGGTGTTATCAAAGAACCAAATATGTGGAAAGATGTTGGTGGTGAAGGTTTACAAGCTGCCATGGCTTATGCTACGGGAAATCGTGCTGGATTGATTCGATCATTAGGATCAGTATTTAAAACTGTGAAAAACTCAGTGGGAAATAATGTTGATAGAGAGAAGATTAAAGAAGTGAAATTCTCTCAAgctgatattattatgttatCAGGTTCAAAAGATAGTCAAACTTCAGCTGATGCTGTCGAAGATGGACAGAATACTGGTGCGATGTCTCATGCTTTCATTAAAGTTTTAAGTTCACAACCTCAACAATCGtatctttctttgttaCAAAATATGAGAAAAGAATTGGCTGCCAAATATTCTCAAAAACCACAATTATCTGCATCACATCCAATTGATTGTAATCTgcaatttatcatttaa
- the BFR1 gene encoding Bfr1p (similar to Saccharomyces cerevisiae BFR1 (YOR198C); ancestral locus Anc_8.609), producing MSTNENSQKDNNKTNSNHRFVKRPDVSVRDKKLDTLNVQLKKIDNEIALLRKQIDHYQISDSVQQERKKLLDHNKEIIKNQADLKNRRNQIFESIKILDSNIKRRNNEINEKLGKKHKFNTTAEAKQRIAEIDDLIGSGDLSIVEEKLLVKEAQSLNKLMKDLIAIDPIKKAIDDDKAKIVNLKEELNSLNPKTLSSDFEKNQEKLNDLNAKNQGVYDKKQSIFLKRTALYQKRDEIYSQIRQIRTDFDNEFKAFKNKLEKERLRREEDEKLSKLMEEKDSSLGKLQEKLTHAKIPAFTFEIESIENTLVALDPTYVKPKKNTALDELTSSNEKINSNTQIRKVEAAADLVLVPTKNEEDIFSNTAPSKSKKFKKKNQNKQAQNGDAFAKIDGKFTLEPTLIATLAQLDVKVPISKDDVAVSIEQLKSKHEDLINKQDEQTEKNIANVEKEISQLQISFQKKEEQIKKELEEKRQQEAAEKEASVEA from the coding sequence ATGTCTACTAACGAAAACTCTCAAAAGGATAACAACAAGACCAATTCCAATCACAGATTCGTCAAACGTCCAGACGTCTCCGTTAGGGACAAGAAATTGGACACATTAAATgttcaattgaagaaaattgataatgagATTGCATTATTGAGAAAGCAAATTgatcattatcaaatttcTGATTCAGTTCAACAAGAAcgtaaaaaattattagatcataataaggaaattattaagaaTCAAgctgatttgaaaaatcgtAGAAATCAAATCTTTGAATCTATTAAGATCTTGGATTCAAATATTaagagaagaaataatgaaattaatgaaaaattaggtAAGAAACATAAATTTAATACCACTGCGGAAGCTAAACAAAGAATCGCggaaattgatgatttgatTGGATCTGGCGATTTATCCATTgtggaagaaaaattgttaGTTAAAGAAGCTcaatctttaaataaattaatgaagGATTTGATAGCCATTGATCCAATTAAGAAGgctattgatgatgataaggCTAAAATTGtcaatttgaaagaagaattgaattcattgaatcCAAAGACTTTGTCTTCTGATTTCGAAAagaatcaagaaaaattaaatgatttgaaCGCAAAGAATCAAGGTGTTTATGATAAGAAACAAAGTATCTTCTTGAAAAGAACTGCTTTGTATCAAAAACGTGATGAAATTTATTCTCAAATTAGACAAATTAGAACTGATTtcgataatgaatttaaagcTTTCAAAAATAAGTTAGAAAAGGAACGTTTAAGACgtgaagaagatgaaaaattatctaaattgATGGAAGAAAAGGATTCATCCTTGGgtaaattacaagaaaaattaactCATGCTAAAATCCCCGCTTTcacttttgaaattgaatccaTTGAAAATACATTGGTTGCATTGGATCCAACTTACGTTaaaccaaagaaaaatactGCTTTGGATGAATTAACCAGttcaaatgaaaagatAAACAGTAACACCCAAATAAGAAAAGTGGAAGCTGCTGCTGATTTAGTTCTTGTCCCAACTAAGAACgaagaagatattttcTCAAACACTGCTCCATCTAAATCTAAGAAAtttaagaagaagaatcaaaaTAAGCAAGCTCAAAATGGCGATGCATTTGCTAAGATTGATGGTAAATTCACTTTGGAACCAACTTTAATTGCTACTTTGGCTCAATTAGACGTTAAAGTACCAATATCTAAAGATGATGTCGCCGTCTCAATTGAACAATTGAAATCTAAACATGAAGATTTAATCAACAAACAAGATGAACAAActgaaaagaatattgCTAACgttgaaaaggaaatttctcaattacaaatttctttccaaaagaaagaggaacaaattaaaaaggaattagaagaaaaaagacAACAAGAAGCCGCTGAAAAGGAAGCCTCCGTTGAAGCTTAA
- the MDH3 gene encoding malate dehydrogenase MDH3 (similar to Saccharomyces cerevisiae MDH3 (YDL078C); ancestral locus Anc_2.392) encodes MTKVTILGASGGVGQPLSLLLKLSPYITELSLYDLRNVEGVSKDLSHINTNSKCTGHGEIDIEKALKGANLVIIPAGVPRRPGMSRDDLFKINAKIVKSLVSYTGKFAPGARILIISNPVNSMVPIAVEQLKLMGKFQPGNVVGVTMLDLVRAETFVVDFLGEDSTLDKTKMDKDITVIGGHSGNTIVPVFLNKKLGETLKMKKCYDEFIHRVQFGGDEVVKAKDGAGSATLSMALAGYKFAEEILRSLHKAKSTMTTIPAFVYLPGISNGKEVQEKVGNKNLEYIALPVNLVYGSVASIDTTVLDNLTSEETKLLNIAVKELIGNIDKGKKFIIGASKL; translated from the coding sequence atGACAAAAGTGACAATATTAGGGGCTTCAGGAGGTGTAGGACAACCATTATCTCTCTTACTAAAATTAAGTCCCTACATTACAGAGCTATCATTATACGATCTAAGAAACGTAGAAGGTGTAAGCAAAGACCTTTCTCACATAAATACCAATTCTAAATGTACAGGGCATGGTGAAATTGACATTGAAAAGGCATTAAAGGGTGCAAATTTGGTGATCATACCAGCTGGTGTCCCCAGAAGACCTGGTATGAGTCGTGACGATTTATTTAAGATCAATGCTAAGATTGTCAAGAGTTTGGTTAGTTATACTGGTAAATTTGCACCAGGGGCAAgaattttgattatttctAACCCGGTAAATAGTATGGTCCCCATTGCGGTGgaacaattgaaattgatggGTAAATTCCAACCGGGGAATGTCGTTGGGGTTACCATGTTGGATTTGGTACGTGCTGAAACATTCGTTGTAGACTTCTTAGGTGAGGATTCTACATTGGATAAGACCAAGATGGATAAGGATATTACTGTTATTGGGGGTCATTCAGGGAATACTATTGTTCCAGTGTTCTTAAATAAGAAACTGGGTGAGactttgaaaatgaaaaaatgttatgatgaatttattcATAGAGTTCAATTTGGTGGTGATGAAGTTGTGAAGGCAAAAGATGGGGCTGGTTCAGCTACATTATCAATGGCGTTGGCAGGTTATAAATTTGCGGAAGAGATTTTGAGAAGTTTGCATAAAGCCAAAAGTACAATGACCACTATCCCTGCATTTGTTTATTTGCCAGGTATTTCTAATGGTAAGGAAGTTCAAGAGAAGGTGGGTAACAAAAATCTAGAATATATCGCATTACCTGTTAATTTGGTTTATGGTAGTGTAGCAAGTATAGATACTACTGTTTTAGATAACTTGACTTCAGAGGAAACTAAACTATTGAACATTGCCGTGAAGGAATTGATTGGTAACATTGATAAAGGTAAGAAATTCATCATTGGAGCATCCAAGTtgtga